From Sporosarcina sp. Te-1, the proteins below share one genomic window:
- a CDS encoding DUF3048 domain-containing protein yields MKGNKRIWLLFMAAAMLLIVSACSKKDKVEAEQPEQNDIEEEIIEETIEEPDEDVEGALLYQSPFTGELQEEKQWRRPILATINNHPLARPQSGLSEADMIIEFLAEGNVTRYLALFQSELPEQVGPIRSARDYFIYLAKGMDAFYIAHGYSPDAQKLLTSRYVDHVNGMQYDGTLFKRSKERRAPHNSYISGDHIVEAMDKMSGHDSIEKMPSLAFHDSVESAKIGDSASEIVVRFSSNQDFISTFTYQPNEGTYARSVKGTVTIDKENGQQVDVSNILVMEAPHRTIDSVGRQAVDLEEGGKALLFHAGIVKELEWKNIDGFLTPVENGVPVELVSGKTWIHVIPTSQGIGKAVTYTP; encoded by the coding sequence ATGAAAGGGAATAAAAGAATATGGCTGTTGTTCATGGCGGCTGCCATGCTGCTGATCGTCTCGGCTTGCTCCAAAAAAGATAAAGTAGAAGCGGAGCAACCAGAACAGAATGATATCGAAGAAGAAATTATAGAAGAAACGATTGAGGAGCCGGATGAGGATGTAGAGGGAGCTTTGTTATACCAATCTCCATTTACAGGAGAGTTGCAAGAAGAGAAACAATGGCGCCGCCCGATTTTAGCGACGATTAACAACCATCCTCTCGCAAGGCCGCAATCAGGACTTAGCGAAGCGGATATGATTATTGAATTTTTGGCGGAAGGGAATGTGACAAGATACCTCGCCTTATTCCAAAGTGAATTGCCGGAACAAGTCGGTCCGATCCGCAGTGCACGCGACTATTTTATCTACCTGGCGAAAGGGATGGACGCTTTTTATATTGCGCACGGATATAGTCCGGACGCTCAAAAATTGTTGACCAGCCGATATGTCGATCATGTGAATGGCATGCAATATGATGGAACACTATTCAAACGATCAAAAGAACGGCGTGCACCGCACAATTCCTATATTTCAGGCGATCATATTGTTGAGGCAATGGATAAGATGAGCGGACATGATTCTATCGAGAAGATGCCGTCCCTTGCGTTTCACGATTCGGTTGAAAGTGCTAAAATAGGGGATAGCGCCTCTGAGATTGTCGTTCGTTTCAGTTCAAATCAGGATTTTATCAGTACATTTACGTACCAACCAAATGAAGGGACGTACGCGAGGTCTGTGAAAGGGACAGTCACGATTGATAAGGAAAATGGACAACAAGTTGACGTATCTAACATTCTTGTAATGGAAGCGCCGCACCGGACAATCGACAGCGTCGGAAGACAGGCGGTCGACCTGGAAGAGGGCGGCAAAGCGTTATTATTCCATGCAGGGATTGTAAAAGAGCTTGAATGGAAAAATATTGACGGGTTCCTGACACCAGTGGAGAATGGGGTGCCCGTTGAGTTAGTGTCAGGAAAAACTTGGATTCATGTCATACCGACCTCACAGGGAATCGGAAAAGCAGTCACCTATACTCCATAA
- a CDS encoding spore germination protein: MESSSENQQTPELLLKLAQQLSPTKDIVQTTLQVEGKQAYMLYLKSAVDEIVLHKTVVRPFYETSSIEVYASYLNSAPNKKELADEQSILIGLTRGNVLIAVPQQYFLLEIRNVGFDEVQQITLEPTIHGAQLGLSESLEVSMNVIRQRYHQPSLVFDTMELKDQSNRAIALVYDKVLVNPRALQLIRKRLENLDFPLILSTGDLQLYLNGSKKSLFPSCLLTERPDRLVYNISSGKIIIMVDGSPHAVIAPVVFFDFMISMEDMYHGYWISLLTLFLRYSGLFACVVLPALYVGVSSYTPDVFRTELALTVAASRIGVPYPSYIEVFFMLIFIEFLTEASIRLPTPISATATTVGGLILGTAAVDAALTSNIMIIVVSLVAVSTFVIPINELGFAVRGLRFILLLYTTFFGLAGLAIGLLGIVLFLANKESFGTSYLKLGWKSRKKELGIGEK; this comes from the coding sequence TTGGAATCGTCTTCAGAAAATCAGCAAACACCTGAATTGTTGTTAAAACTGGCACAGCAGCTTTCCCCTACCAAGGACATTGTTCAGACAACATTACAGGTAGAAGGAAAGCAAGCCTATATGCTTTATTTGAAAAGTGCTGTTGACGAGATTGTTCTTCATAAAACAGTCGTAAGACCATTTTACGAGACGTCCTCAATCGAGGTATATGCCAGTTATCTTAATTCGGCTCCGAATAAAAAAGAGTTGGCTGATGAACAATCCATCCTTATCGGCTTGACAAGAGGAAACGTTCTCATTGCGGTCCCACAACAGTACTTTTTGCTCGAAATACGGAATGTTGGGTTCGACGAAGTGCAACAAATTACTTTGGAACCGACCATCCACGGTGCACAATTAGGTCTGAGCGAAAGTCTAGAAGTAAGTATGAATGTTATTAGGCAACGATACCACCAGCCTTCCTTAGTTTTCGACACAATGGAACTGAAGGATCAATCGAATCGTGCCATTGCTCTTGTCTATGATAAAGTTTTAGTCAATCCAAGAGCACTTCAATTAATTAGAAAACGACTGGAGAACTTGGACTTCCCACTTATTTTATCTACTGGGGATTTACAATTATATTTGAATGGCAGTAAAAAATCTTTATTTCCTTCCTGTCTTTTAACAGAGCGACCAGACCGGCTTGTCTACAATATCTCCTCCGGGAAAATTATCATTATGGTCGACGGGAGTCCGCATGCTGTCATTGCCCCGGTCGTCTTTTTCGATTTCATGATATCCATGGAGGATATGTATCACGGCTATTGGATTTCCTTACTCACCTTATTTTTACGCTACAGTGGATTGTTTGCATGTGTAGTACTTCCCGCTCTCTATGTGGGTGTCTCGTCATACACTCCTGACGTCTTCCGGACGGAACTTGCACTAACCGTGGCGGCAAGCCGTATTGGCGTGCCTTATCCCTCCTATATAGAAGTGTTCTTCATGCTGATATTTATTGAGTTCCTCACAGAAGCAAGTATCCGGCTTCCAACTCCAATCAGCGCAACCGCCACAACGGTAGGAGGTCTAATTTTAGGGACAGCCGCGGTGGATGCCGCTCTGACATCCAACATCATGATTATCGTCGTCTCACTCGTTGCAGTTTCCACTTTTGTCATACCGATTAATGAGCTGGGTTTTGCAGTGAGAGGATTGCGATTCATCCTGCTCCTATACACGACTTTCTTTGGGTTGGCAGGTTTGGCGATTGGTCTTTTGGGCATCGTTCTCTTTCTGGCAAACAAAGAAAGCTTTGGTACGTCCTATTTGAAGCTCGGCTGGAAAAGCCGGAAAAAGGAATTGGGGATTGGTGAAAAATGA
- the ligA gene encoding NAD-dependent DNA ligase LigA, with the protein MDRHAAEQRVKELNKLLQEYGHAYYVLDKPVVPDSVYDQLMQELIAIETEQPDLIYPNSPTQRVGGDILSGFGKVVHEYPMLSLSNVFNEEDIRDFDRRVQSGLGQESVSYICELKIDGLAVSLKYENGTFVQGSTRGDGTVGEDITANLRTIRTIPLGLSEPVAIEVRGEAYMPKSSFVKLNAKRDENGEEPFANPRNAAAGSLRQLDPKIAASRNLSVFIYGIGGDGSAYGQDSHSDSLDFLHSLGFETNKESQRCQSIEEVIAFIDGWKERRQDLEYEIDGIVIKVDRFEDQEQLGFTAKSPRWATAYKFPAEEVSTTLTDIELSVGRTGVVTPTAILVPVRVAGTTVGRASLHNEDLIKEKDIRIGDKVIIRKAGDIIPEVVSVIEQERTGNEKPFEMPETCPVCDSTLVRIEGEVALRCVNPQCPAQMKEALIHYVSRNAMNIEGIGERVVNQLYTAGLVKDVSDLYTLTKEQLLGLERMGEKSAGNLLAAIEASKENSLEKLLFGLGIRHVGEKAAHILSEEFGSLDRLMEAGAEQLTAIHEIGDKVADAVTTYFHNEDVLVVIAKLKSYGVNMTYKGRTREEIPTDSPFSGKTVVLTGKLSILTRNEAKEKIEALGGNVSGSVSKKTDLVIAGEEAGSKLAKAQELGVPVWNEEQLIESLGEKE; encoded by the coding sequence ATGGATCGTCATGCAGCGGAGCAACGGGTGAAAGAACTGAACAAGCTCCTTCAAGAATATGGCCATGCCTATTATGTTCTGGATAAACCGGTTGTGCCCGATTCGGTTTATGACCAGCTAATGCAGGAGTTAATTGCGATTGAAACGGAGCAACCCGACTTGATTTATCCGAACTCCCCTACGCAACGGGTAGGTGGGGACATTCTATCCGGCTTTGGCAAAGTCGTTCATGAATATCCGATGCTCAGCTTGTCGAATGTGTTCAATGAAGAAGACATTCGGGATTTTGACAGACGGGTGCAATCGGGACTAGGCCAGGAATCGGTTTCCTATATATGTGAATTGAAAATAGACGGCTTGGCCGTTTCCTTGAAATATGAAAATGGAACGTTCGTCCAAGGCTCTACTCGAGGGGATGGAACAGTTGGCGAAGATATCACCGCCAACTTACGGACCATCCGAACTATCCCGCTTGGATTATCGGAACCCGTGGCGATCGAAGTGCGCGGCGAAGCTTATATGCCAAAGAGTTCATTTGTAAAGCTCAACGCGAAACGGGATGAAAATGGAGAAGAGCCATTTGCCAATCCAAGAAATGCGGCAGCCGGTTCATTGCGTCAGCTTGATCCGAAAATAGCAGCCAGCCGCAACCTGTCCGTATTTATCTATGGGATTGGCGGTGATGGCAGTGCGTATGGACAGGACAGCCACTCGGACTCGCTTGACTTTTTACACTCGCTCGGATTCGAAACGAATAAAGAGAGCCAACGATGCCAGTCCATTGAGGAAGTGATCGCGTTTATCGATGGATGGAAAGAGCGTCGGCAAGATTTGGAATATGAAATTGATGGCATCGTCATAAAGGTGGACCGGTTCGAGGATCAGGAACAGCTCGGGTTTACGGCAAAGAGTCCACGATGGGCGACGGCATATAAATTCCCGGCGGAAGAGGTTAGTACGACATTGACCGACATCGAGCTGAGTGTCGGACGAACCGGTGTCGTCACGCCGACAGCCATCCTCGTGCCAGTCCGGGTAGCCGGAACGACAGTCGGGCGTGCCTCTCTTCATAACGAAGATCTGATCAAGGAAAAGGATATCCGGATCGGAGATAAGGTGATCATTAGAAAAGCGGGAGATATCATTCCAGAAGTGGTCAGTGTCATTGAACAGGAGCGAACGGGCAATGAAAAACCGTTCGAAATGCCGGAAACGTGCCCTGTTTGCGATTCCACTCTGGTACGAATCGAAGGGGAAGTAGCGCTTCGATGCGTCAACCCGCAATGTCCCGCCCAAATGAAAGAAGCGCTCATTCATTACGTGTCCCGTAATGCGATGAACATTGAAGGGATCGGGGAACGAGTCGTCAACCAATTGTACACAGCTGGTCTTGTGAAGGACGTCTCTGATCTATATACGCTCACTAAGGAGCAGTTGCTGGGCCTGGAGCGAATGGGAGAGAAATCAGCGGGTAATCTATTGGCGGCGATCGAAGCCTCTAAGGAAAATTCACTTGAAAAATTATTATTCGGTCTCGGTATCCGTCATGTCGGCGAAAAGGCGGCACACATCTTATCGGAGGAATTCGGGTCGCTTGACCGTTTAATGGAGGCAGGGGCTGAACAGCTGACGGCCATACATGAAATCGGAGATAAAGTAGCAGATGCCGTCACAACGTACTTCCACAATGAAGATGTACTGGTAGTCATCGCAAAATTGAAGTCTTACGGTGTCAATATGACATATAAAGGCAGGACACGTGAAGAAATACCGACGGATAGCCCGTTCTCAGGTAAAACAGTCGTCTTGACTGGAAAACTTTCCATCTTGACGCGGAATGAGGCGAAAGAGAAGATTGAAGCGCTAGGCGGAAATGTCAGCGGCAGTGTCAGCAAAAAGACAGATTTAGTCATTGCAGGCGAGGAGGCAGGCTCTAAGCTAGCCAAAGCACAGGAGCTAGGTGTTCCTGTTTGGAACGAAGAACAATTAATCGAATCGCTTGGCGAAAAGGAGTAA
- a CDS encoding heptaprenylglyceryl phosphate synthase yields MDYKTWRHAFKMDPAKSVTDEQLERIAESGTDGLIVGGTDHVTLENVLDLLARIRRYSVPVALEVSTVDSVTPGFDYYFIPTVLNSTKAEWINGIHHAALREYGHMMNWDDILTEGYCIMNPACKAAELTGVHAMPDVDDVIAYARMAEHLFHMPVFYLEYSGTFGDPDVVRSVSGILESTRLFYGGGIKNAEQARQMAAYAHTVIVGNVLYENLEAALETVEAVKKTPHEG; encoded by the coding sequence ATGGATTATAAAACTTGGCGTCATGCCTTTAAAATGGATCCCGCCAAATCGGTGACGGACGAACAATTGGAGAGGATTGCGGAATCGGGGACCGATGGACTCATTGTCGGCGGCACCGATCATGTGACGCTGGAGAATGTCTTGGACTTGCTTGCAAGGATCCGCCGGTATTCTGTTCCGGTCGCTCTTGAAGTTTCAACAGTCGATTCCGTAACACCGGGGTTTGATTACTACTTCATTCCAACCGTGCTAAATTCGACAAAAGCGGAATGGATCAATGGCATCCACCATGCAGCATTGCGGGAATATGGCCATATGATGAACTGGGATGATATCCTGACAGAAGGTTATTGCATCATGAATCCTGCATGCAAAGCTGCCGAACTGACGGGTGTCCATGCGATGCCGGACGTAGACGATGTCATTGCATACGCCCGCATGGCGGAGCACCTCTTTCATATGCCGGTCTTTTATTTGGAATATAGCGGAACTTTCGGGGATCCGGATGTCGTGCGTTCTGTATCTGGAATTCTGGAATCGACACGGCTCTTTTACGGCGGCGGAATTAAAAATGCGGAGCAGGCACGTCAAATGGCCGCTTACGCTCATACGGTTATCGTTGGCAATGTCCTCTACGAGAACTTGGAAGCGGCGCTGGAAACTGTGGAAGCTGTCAAGAAAACGCCCCACGAAGGGTGA
- the pcrA gene encoding DNA helicase PcrA, translating into MNRIAQNLLDGMNPEQARAVKKTEGPLLIMAGAGSGKTRVLTHRIAYLVVEKDVYPSNILAITFTNKAAREMRERIDGLLGAGSGERMWVSTFHSMCVRILRRDIDRIGISKSFSILDASDQLTVIKNVLKERNIDPKQYDPRSMLNAISSAKNECIDAETFKGQINSFNPYEKIVADVYEGYSKKLRQNQSLDFDDLIMMTLKLFERVPEVLDYYQNKFQYIHVDEYQDTNNAQYRLVKMLASKFRNLCVVGDSDQSIYRWRGADIGNILSFEKDYPDATVIMLEQNYRSTKRILKAANDVIQNNRSRYDKTLRTENNEGDSIYIYKANDEKDEAQFVVQTIIDLKEKENLSLDKFAILYRTNAQSRVIEEFLVKSNMEYTIVGGTKFYDRKEIKDLLAYLRLIANNDDDLALARIINEPKRSIGATSFERMARFAIENDRSIFDAMQEVHFMGLTARAANEAVKFRELIAGFTQMQEYLSVSELVEQVLDKTGYRAMLEREKTIEAESRLENIEEFLSVTEAFEKRAEEENGDRSLVAFLTDLALIADIDSLDKAENQSGEKIVLMTMHAAKGLEFPVVFVIGMEENVFPHARSIADEEEMEEERRLAYVAITRAEQKLYLTSAAYRTLFGRSSYNNPSRFLNEISETVTEVILNDSGFTVGNAFARSSAPVRPAVKKPVYQTSGGEKMGWKAGDKAVHKKWGTGMVVSVRGTADDTELDIAFPDPVGIKRLLAKFAPIEKA; encoded by the coding sequence ATGAATAGAATCGCTCAAAACCTGCTGGACGGCATGAATCCGGAACAAGCGCGAGCCGTTAAAAAGACGGAAGGGCCACTGCTTATCATGGCGGGGGCGGGTTCTGGAAAAACGCGTGTGCTCACTCATCGGATTGCGTACCTTGTCGTTGAGAAGGACGTCTATCCTTCCAACATACTCGCGATTACGTTTACGAATAAAGCGGCGCGTGAAATGAGAGAACGGATCGACGGATTGCTCGGTGCAGGCTCGGGTGAACGGATGTGGGTCTCCACGTTCCACTCGATGTGTGTCCGGATTTTACGCCGTGATATTGACCGGATCGGCATCTCCAAATCGTTTTCCATCCTCGATGCCTCCGATCAGCTGACTGTCATTAAGAATGTATTAAAAGAACGGAATATCGATCCGAAACAATATGATCCGCGTTCTATGTTAAATGCCATCAGCTCTGCGAAAAATGAATGCATTGATGCCGAAACCTTTAAAGGACAGATCAATTCATTCAATCCGTACGAGAAGATAGTGGCCGATGTCTATGAAGGCTACTCCAAAAAATTGCGTCAAAATCAGTCACTCGATTTTGATGATCTGATTATGATGACCCTCAAATTGTTTGAAAGAGTCCCGGAAGTCCTCGACTATTATCAGAACAAATTCCAATATATCCATGTCGATGAATATCAAGATACGAACAATGCGCAATACCGGCTCGTCAAGATGCTGGCGTCCAAATTCCGGAATCTTTGTGTTGTTGGGGATTCGGATCAATCCATCTATAGATGGCGGGGGGCGGATATCGGGAATATTTTGTCCTTTGAAAAGGACTATCCAGATGCGACCGTCATCATGCTGGAACAAAACTACAGATCAACGAAACGTATTCTGAAGGCTGCGAACGACGTTATCCAAAATAACCGGAGCCGATATGATAAAACGTTGCGGACGGAAAATAATGAAGGCGATTCAATTTATATTTATAAAGCGAATGATGAAAAGGATGAGGCGCAATTCGTCGTCCAGACCATCATTGATCTGAAAGAGAAAGAGAATTTATCGCTGGACAAGTTCGCCATTTTATACCGGACGAATGCCCAGTCGCGTGTCATAGAGGAATTCCTCGTCAAATCAAATATGGAATATACTATTGTCGGCGGCACGAAGTTCTACGACCGGAAAGAGATTAAGGATTTGCTTGCCTACTTACGATTGATTGCTAACAACGATGATGATTTGGCTTTAGCCCGGATCATCAACGAGCCAAAACGAAGCATCGGCGCTACGTCGTTTGAACGGATGGCGCGATTTGCAATCGAAAACGACCGCTCGATTTTTGATGCCATGCAGGAGGTCCACTTTATGGGCTTAACGGCGCGCGCTGCTAATGAAGCGGTAAAGTTTAGGGAATTGATTGCAGGTTTCACGCAAATGCAGGAATACTTGTCTGTATCGGAGCTTGTGGAGCAGGTGCTGGATAAGACAGGCTATCGAGCGATGCTCGAAAGGGAAAAGACAATTGAAGCGGAAAGCCGTTTGGAGAACATCGAGGAGTTTCTTTCCGTCACCGAGGCGTTTGAAAAGCGTGCCGAAGAGGAAAACGGAGATCGTTCTCTCGTCGCATTCCTAACAGACTTGGCGCTTATCGCGGATATCGATTCGCTTGATAAAGCAGAGAACCAGTCCGGCGAAAAAATCGTCCTAATGACGATGCATGCAGCGAAAGGGCTTGAATTTCCTGTCGTCTTTGTCATCGGTATGGAAGAGAATGTATTTCCGCATGCAAGATCGATTGCGGATGAAGAAGAAATGGAAGAGGAGCGCCGCCTCGCTTATGTGGCGATCACGCGGGCTGAACAGAAGTTATATTTGACAAGTGCAGCGTACCGGACATTGTTTGGCCGCTCCAGTTATAACAATCCGTCTCGTTTCTTGAATGAAATATCTGAGACGGTGACCGAGGTTATCTTAAATGATTCGGGATTTACTGTCGGAAATGCATTTGCGCGTTCTTCAGCCCCTGTACGACCTGCCGTTAAAAAGCCGGTGTATCAAACGAGCGGCGGGGAGAAAATGGGCTGGAAGGCCGGAGATAAAGCCGTCCATAAGAAGTGGGGCACCGGCATGGTCGTCAGTGTCCGAGGAACTGCAGATGACACGGAGCTGGATATCGCATTCCCGGATCCGGTAGGCATCAAAAGGCTGCTAGCTAAATTCGCGCCGATCGAAAAGGCGTAA
- a CDS encoding YerC/YecD family TrpR-related protein: protein MQIDKIRGPQTDQLFKAILELKDLEECYSFFDDLCTMSEIQSMAQRLEVAHMLKLKRTYDRIQSETGASTATISRVRRCVDYGSDGYNTVLDRLYPELEDGNGGENGK, encoded by the coding sequence TTGCAAATCGATAAAATACGCGGTCCACAGACAGACCAACTGTTCAAAGCGATTTTGGAACTAAAAGATCTCGAAGAATGCTATTCCTTTTTTGATGATCTTTGTACGATGAGTGAAATCCAGTCGATGGCGCAGCGTTTGGAAGTGGCGCATATGTTGAAATTGAAAAGGACCTATGACCGGATCCAAAGTGAAACGGGAGCAAGCACTGCTACAATTTCGAGGGTTCGACGCTGTGTTGATTACGGTTCGGATGGCTATAATACGGTTTTGGATCGCCTTTATCCTGAATTGGAAGATGGCAACGGCGGAGAAAACGGCAAGTAA
- a CDS encoding adenine deaminase C-terminal domain-containing protein, whose protein sequence is MWNQKEIFEQIEIIDGKKSPTLVIQNATYLHSIFKKWMTGHIWIAGDRIIYAGPKMPVQLEGAEIVDAAGKRIVPGYIEPHVHPFQLYNPETFAQYAGRLGTTTFLADNLTFYMMLGNEKAFKIMDQLNDLPFAFYWWVRFDSQTVLQHEKELFNIKDIQEWIARKDVLMGGELTGWPRLLNGDRTMLDAMEAAKQAGKKIEGHFPGASDRTLARMKLLGTDGDHEAMTAEEVERRLLQGYAVTLRHSSIRPDLPVILRDIVESKWDVFDHLMMTTDGSTPSFHLDGVMDKCIQAALDAGVPPIDAYLMASYNVARYYGIDNIQGVIATGRYATLNFLDSDMNPVPTDVLSKGVWLLRDGQPTVSFDKVDWSIIPDFKPSFELTEHDLSDFPQVGIEMVNDVITKPYESNLDTKGDTLAAGQDESFLMLLDRQGAWRVNTLIKGFATHVQGMASSYSNTGDIILIGKDKKAMLQAFTEMKKLGGGMVLIEDGQVVASVPLPIGGGLSAENVEVLIRQEKELKDALAERGYGFGDAVYTFLFLQSTHLPYVRVTQNGLYNVLKNKVIFPVDGR, encoded by the coding sequence ATGTGGAACCAGAAAGAAATCTTCGAACAGATTGAGATAATTGACGGGAAAAAGTCGCCGACACTGGTCATCCAGAACGCAACTTATTTGCATTCCATCTTTAAGAAGTGGATGACCGGTCATATTTGGATCGCGGGTGATCGTATTATTTACGCGGGGCCGAAAATGCCGGTCCAGCTGGAAGGGGCAGAAATCGTCGATGCAGCAGGAAAACGGATTGTACCTGGCTATATCGAGCCGCATGTCCATCCATTCCAACTGTACAATCCTGAAACATTTGCGCAATATGCCGGCCGGCTGGGGACGACGACATTCCTGGCGGATAATTTGACTTTTTACATGATGCTCGGCAATGAAAAGGCTTTCAAGATCATGGATCAATTGAACGATCTGCCATTTGCGTTTTATTGGTGGGTCCGGTTTGATTCCCAAACGGTCCTCCAGCATGAAAAGGAACTATTCAACATAAAAGATATACAGGAATGGATTGCACGAAAAGATGTCCTGATGGGCGGGGAATTGACTGGCTGGCCTCGTTTGCTGAATGGTGATCGGACAATGCTGGACGCAATGGAAGCAGCGAAACAGGCAGGGAAAAAAATCGAGGGGCATTTCCCAGGAGCCTCTGACCGGACATTGGCCCGCATGAAACTGCTCGGTACAGATGGCGACCATGAGGCGATGACGGCAGAAGAAGTGGAGCGCCGCTTATTGCAGGGCTATGCGGTGACGCTTCGCCATTCCTCGATTCGTCCGGATCTTCCGGTCATATTGCGGGATATTGTCGAATCCAAGTGGGATGTGTTCGATCACTTAATGATGACAACAGATGGGTCTACGCCATCGTTCCATCTCGATGGCGTGATGGACAAGTGTATACAAGCAGCACTTGATGCGGGGGTTCCACCGATTGATGCCTATTTGATGGCCTCCTATAACGTCGCGCGATATTACGGAATTGATAATATTCAAGGTGTCATTGCGACAGGAAGGTATGCAACGTTAAATTTCCTGGACAGCGACATGAATCCGGTTCCGACCGATGTATTGTCAAAAGGCGTTTGGCTGCTTCGTGACGGTCAACCGACGGTCAGCTTTGACAAAGTGGACTGGTCGATCATTCCGGATTTTAAACCATCCTTCGAACTGACGGAACACGATCTGTCAGATTTTCCACAAGTCGGCATCGAAATGGTGAACGATGTCATTACAAAACCATACGAGTCCAACTTGGATACAAAAGGAGATACCTTAGCGGCCGGCCAGGATGAAAGCTTCCTCATGCTCCTTGATCGACAAGGCGCATGGCGAGTCAACACGCTGATCAAAGGGTTCGCAACGCATGTACAGGGTATGGCTTCTTCTTATTCGAACACTGGGGACATTATCTTGATCGGAAAGGATAAGAAAGCGATGTTACAAGCTTTCACCGAAATGAAAAAGCTTGGGGGCGGCATGGTGCTCATTGAAGATGGACAAGTCGTCGCGTCCGTTCCATTGCCGATTGGCGGAGGATTATCCGCAGAGAATGTAGAAGTGCTGATCAGACAAGAGAAAGAGTTGAAGGATGCATTGGCAGAACGAGGCTATGGTTTTGGAGATGCGGTTTATACGTTTCTATTTCTGCAATCGACCCATTTGCCGTATGTGAGGGTTACACAAAACGGGTTGTACAATGTATTGAAAAATAAAGTGATTTTTCCGGTGGACGGAAGATAG
- a CDS encoding class I SAM-dependent methyltransferase, producing the protein MEFNQQMATEYDRGIRRTFPAYDAMFKMARAYLHHAVGDNAELLLAGAGGGNELEVFGLPHPNWRFTAVDPSKEMLEMAARKSTVLGLTERIRFVEGTVDTVRNNELFDAATCLLVLHFIQEDRKKEELLRSIRERLKSGSPFVVAAMYQQGLDEEFDSLVDLWKVYWLETTGLSEEEVDAMEESVRSLSLISEDALKNLLHKTGFSTPTKFLQNGFFGCWVCRAV; encoded by the coding sequence ATGGAATTCAATCAACAAATGGCGACCGAATATGACCGTGGGATACGAAGGACCTTCCCCGCTTATGATGCTATGTTCAAAATGGCCCGTGCCTATTTACATCACGCTGTTGGGGACAATGCCGAATTACTTCTAGCAGGGGCCGGAGGAGGAAATGAGCTGGAAGTATTCGGACTGCCACATCCGAATTGGCGCTTCACGGCAGTCGATCCCTCCAAAGAGATGCTGGAAATGGCGGCACGCAAGTCGACTGTCCTCGGTCTCACAGAACGTATCCGTTTTGTTGAAGGAACAGTGGATACAGTGAGAAATAATGAATTGTTCGATGCGGCAACCTGTCTGCTTGTCCTTCATTTTATTCAGGAGGATAGGAAGAAAGAAGAGTTATTGCGATCAATACGGGAGCGGCTAAAATCTGGTTCTCCCTTCGTCGTGGCTGCGATGTACCAGCAAGGACTTGACGAGGAATTTGACAGTCTGGTGGATCTTTGGAAAGTGTATTGGTTGGAAACAACTGGGCTGTCGGAAGAGGAAGTTGATGCAATGGAGGAAAGTGTTCGCTCCCTCTCGCTCATATCCGAGGATGCATTGAAAAATTTATTACATAAAACCGGTTTTAGCACGCCTACAAAGTTTCTCCAAAATGGATTTTTTGGCTGTTGGGTGTGCCGTGCCGTCTAG